From one Flavobacterium kingsejongi genomic stretch:
- a CDS encoding TlpA disulfide reductase family protein, giving the protein MKTILKSISLFLLFSIVSCKQKPAAPKAESIVKARYTKDGITIKSYDYEGLRPFLEQKNDTLYIVNFWATWCQPCIEELPNFEKLATAYKNQPVKVVLVSLDMPKTIESKLIPFIQKHAIESEVVLLDDKDANTWIEKIDSTWSGAIPATIFYKKEQRVFLEKTFTYEELKKEIEHFK; this is encoded by the coding sequence ATGAAAACGATTCTAAAAAGCATTTCACTTTTCTTATTATTTAGCATAGTATCCTGTAAACAAAAACCTGCAGCCCCAAAAGCAGAATCTATCGTAAAAGCGCGATATACTAAGGATGGGATTACGATAAAATCCTACGATTATGAAGGGTTACGTCCTTTTCTGGAACAAAAAAACGATACCTTATATATCGTTAACTTTTGGGCAACCTGGTGTCAGCCCTGTATTGAAGAACTTCCTAATTTTGAAAAACTGGCTACAGCTTATAAGAACCAACCTGTCAAAGTAGTACTGGTAAGCCTTGACATGCCGAAAACAATCGAAAGCAAGCTCATTCCATTTATTCAAAAGCATGCGATAGAATCTGAAGTTGTGCTATTGGATGACAAAGATGCCAATACCTGGATCGAAAAAATAGACAGTACCTGGTCGGGCGCTATCCCTGCAACCATTTTTTATAAAAAAGAGCAAAGGGTTTTTCTTGAAAAAACGTTTACCTATGAGGAATTGAAAAAAGAAATCGAACATTTTAAATAA
- a CDS encoding MarR family winged helix-turn-helix transcriptional regulator translates to MKIEAVIKTEKALTLSKQVLLNILHTQNVLQEKFNEVLKPYEISGEQFNVLRILRGQNGNPANMCVIQERMIAKTSNTTRLVDKLLLKKLVTREICKNNRRKVEIKITDKGLGLLNDLDPKIVCHEQRFSDNLAENELLQLIELLEKFRNE, encoded by the coding sequence ATGAAGATCGAAGCAGTAATAAAAACAGAAAAAGCATTGACCCTGTCCAAACAGGTTCTTTTGAATATTCTACATACTCAGAACGTACTACAAGAGAAGTTTAATGAAGTTTTAAAACCTTATGAAATCTCCGGAGAGCAGTTCAATGTGCTACGGATATTACGGGGGCAAAATGGAAATCCAGCCAATATGTGTGTGATCCAGGAACGGATGATTGCCAAAACAAGCAACACTACACGACTGGTAGACAAATTATTATTAAAAAAACTTGTGACACGGGAAATCTGTAAAAACAACAGGCGTAAAGTAGAAATAAAAATTACAGATAAAGGATTAGGGCTACTCAATGACCTCGATCCAAAAATTGTGTGCCATGAGCAACGCTTCTCCGATAACCTTGCTGAAAATGAACTCCTTCAGCTGATAGAACTGCTGGAGAAATTTAGAAATGAATAA
- a CDS encoding NAD(P)H-dependent oxidoreductase encodes MSDLLNSLKWRYATKKYDATRKVSEADLATIKEAIRLSVSSMGLQPYKIMVIENPEIREKLKAAAYNQTPITEASQLFVFANEVNVGEKQIEGYLTNIAQERQIPKESLQGFSDMLYGAINGFSEEGRNTWTAKQTYIALSTLIAATATLQIDATPMEGFNAAQFNEILGLDQLGLNAAVIATIGYRHEEDATQHFKKVRKSHDDLFITL; translated from the coding sequence ATGAGCGATTTATTAAATAGCCTTAAATGGCGCTACGCAACAAAGAAATATGATGCGACACGTAAAGTTTCAGAAGCCGATTTGGCTACTATTAAGGAAGCAATACGACTCAGTGTTTCTTCAATGGGACTTCAACCCTACAAAATCATGGTAATTGAAAACCCGGAAATCCGTGAAAAACTGAAAGCAGCAGCTTACAACCAGACTCCTATTACAGAAGCTTCACAACTTTTTGTATTTGCCAATGAAGTAAATGTCGGAGAAAAACAAATTGAAGGCTACCTTACTAACATTGCGCAGGAAAGACAAATCCCAAAAGAAAGCCTTCAGGGCTTTAGCGATATGCTTTATGGCGCTATCAATGGTTTTTCTGAAGAAGGAAGAAATACCTGGACCGCAAAACAAACTTATATTGCTCTTTCTACATTAATTGCAGCAACAGCAACCTTACAGATTGACGCTACTCCTATGGAAGGTTTTAATGCCGCACAATTCAATGAAATCCTTGGCCTGGATCAATTGGGCCTAAATGCTGCTGTTATCGCGACTATTGGATACCGACATGAAGAAGATGCTACCCAGCATTTCAAAAAAGTACGAAAATCTCATGATGATTTGTTCATCACTTTATAA